One genomic window of Salvelinus namaycush isolate Seneca chromosome 22, SaNama_1.0, whole genome shotgun sequence includes the following:
- the LOC120017806 gene encoding fibroblast growth factor-binding protein 2-like — translation MRFLWLLFFFLCLPVLPSTEAKRQSSDNKMSQPPPPPAAGKKPKNSVPSSGGFSTKVGHNCTWDTSGEGVVNLLVSCRSEEQTYWCRYAGQPDLCQAYSDRKAQVRHWKQLVGKLKKKRSACDGEKVLKTRSCKAPMESHMKLKEKGKGGGKKDPVPLVPEMVEKEEKKEEKKEDRTPLLEERDGEVNDMEPVENYCAEGWHSVCSFFVSFFEG, via the coding sequence ATGAGGTTCCTGTGGCTTCTGTTCTTCTTCCTGTGCCTCCCTGTCCTGCCCAGCACTGAGGCCAAACGCCAGAGCTCCGACAACAAGATGTCGcagcccccaccaccaccagcggCAGGAAAGAAGCCCAAGAACTCTGTCCCCAGCTCAGGAGGGTTCAGCACAAAGGTTGGCCACAACTGTACCTGGGATACGTCCGGGGAGGGCGTAGTGAACTTGCTTGTCAGCTGTAGATCCGAGGAGCAGACCTACTGGTGCCGCTACGCTGGACAGCCAGACCTGTGCCAAGCCTACAGTGACAGGAAAGCACAGGTCAGGCATTGGAAACAATTGGTGGGCAAGCTGAAGAAGAAGAGGAGTGCGTGCGATGGTGAAAAGGTGCTAAAGACCCGCTCATGCAAGGCCCCCATGGAGTCGCACATGAAGCTCAAAGAGAAGGGGAAAGGCGGAGGCAAGAAGGATCCAGTGCCCCTGGTTCCGGAAAtggtagagaaggaggagaagaaagaggagaagaaagaggataGGACTCCGTTGttagaggagagggatggggaggtgAACGACATGGAGCCAGTGGAGAATTATTGTGCCGAGGGATGGCATTCTGTCTGCTCATTCTTTGTAAGTTTCTTTGAAGGTTAA
- the LOC120017699 gene encoding protein phosphatase 1 regulatory subunit 3C-B-like, which translates to MSATRVLHILNSSAMPVPVMPVDIAMRMYITHSPPLRSFLSSHEDLRARNRANHYKPLRPCISSQRPLEAPSLVWKSPKTTMKTSKGKKRVVFADSKGMSLTAIHVFSKFDEEPALSNFQFDLIDLENATMELKISTKRSLALDFPQPAADYLAFRNQLLKNSVCLENCTLQDKSLTGTVKVRNLGFEKSVHVRVTVDSWKTYTDIDCTFMNNVYSCQDTDTFAFVFKLPRYVPPYNRVEFCICFKSKDQVFWDNNDGKNYILKPIGWNGEDVKTLPKTPAERKKPEEHKNSSKLLEMGFDQFGSPRSSSGLFLGLQSWGRIENGANYW; encoded by the exons ATGAGTGCCACGAG GGTCCTCCACATATTAAATTCATCAGCAATGCCGGTTCCTGTTATGCCTGTAGACATCGCTATGCGGATGTACATCACACACTCGCCACCTCTCCGGAGCTTCCTCAGTTCCCATGAGGACTTGAGGGCCAGGAACCGGGCAAACCACTACAAGCCCCTACGGCCCTGCATCAGCTCCCAGAGGCCCCTGGAGGCCCCCAGTCTGGTCTGGAAGAGCCCCAAGACAACCATGAAGACCTCAAAGGGCAAGAAGAGAGTGGTCTTTGCCGACTCCAAAGGCATGTCCCTCACAGCCATCCACGTCTTTTCAAAGTTTGATGAGGAGCCCGCGCTGTCCAACTTTCAATTTGACCTCATAGACCTGGAGAATGCCACCATGGAGCTGAAGATCAGCACCAAGCGAAGCCTGGCACTGGACTTTCCCCAACCCGCTGCAGACTATCTGGCCTTCCGGAACCAGCTGTTGAAGAACTCTGTGTGCCTGGAAAACTGCACACTGCAGGATAAGTCACTCACGGGCACAGTGAAAGTCCGAAACCTTGGCTTTGAGAAATCTGTCCATGTCCGGGTAACTGTTGACTCATGGAAAACCTACACAGACATTGACTGCACCTTTATGAACAACGTCTACAGTTGCCAGGACACAGACACATTCGCCTTTGTCTTCAAACTGCCCCGTTACGTACCTCCTTATAATAGAGTCGAATTCTGCATATGCTTCAAAAGCAAAGACCAGGTTTTCTGGGACAATAATGATGGGAAAAACTACATTCTCAAACCAATTGGGTGGAATGGAGAGGATGTGAAAACACTGCCCAAAACCCCTGCTGAGCGTAAGAAACCAGAAGAGCACAAGAACTCCAGTAAACTACTGGAGATGGGGTTTGACCAGTTTGGAAGTCCCCGCTCATCAAGTGGACTCTTTCTTGGGTTGCAAAGCTGGGGCCGAATTGAGAATGGTGCCAACTACTGGTGA